Proteins from one Mustela erminea isolate mMusErm1 chromosome 20, mMusErm1.Pri, whole genome shotgun sequence genomic window:
- the LOC116581051 gene encoding paired immunoglobulin-like type 2 receptor alpha isoform X1 encodes MGLFPLLSLLLLLSRLQAGSSAECDTTNYGIKQPDRLSASEGGSVRIRFSFYHDWQLAPDPRVSVALRRTGFHGEVIYNSTQPSIHKDYKKRISLELSLGQKSGSLQISNLQEKDGNLYFCRIQVETLRCGKRSWQALAGTELTITPALKMTTTAPTTTGLSVLEGNRSSASSPRSVEPVVIVTVANTVLKTAILGLILYLRWKRSKG; translated from the exons GTAGCTCAGCAGAGTGTGATACAACTAACTACGGAATCAAGCAACCAGACCGCCTCTCAGCCTCCGAGGGTGGCTCCGTCCGCATCCGTTTCTCCTTCTATCACGACTGGCAGTTAGCCCCGGATCCCAGAGTGAGTGTAGCCTTGAGACGGACAGGTTTCCATGGGGAGGTCATCTACAACAGTACTCAGCCTTCCATCCATAAGGACTACAAGAAGCGGATCTCCCTTGAATTATCACTGGGTCAGAAGTCTGGCTCCCTGCAGATATCGAACCTGCAGGAGAAGGATGGGAATTTGTACTTTTGCCGGATCCAAGTGGAAACATTAAGATGCGGCAAGAGGTCGTGGCAGGCCCTCGCAGGAACCGAACTCACCATCACCCCCG CTCTCAAGATGACCAccactgcccccaccaccactggCCTCAGTGTCTTGGAAGGCAATAGGAGCTCAGCATCTTCACCCAGGAGTGTGGAACCTGTGGTCATAGTGACAGTGGCCAACACTGTGCTCAAAACTGCAATTTTGGGACTGATACTCTACCTCAGGTGGAAAAGGAGCAAAG GATGA
- the LOC116581050 gene encoding paired immunoglobulin-like type 2 receptor alpha, which translates to MGLFLLLSLLLLPSRLQAGSSAECDTTNYGIKQPDRLSAPKGGSVRIPFSFYQDWDLARDPRVSVALRRTAFHGQVIYNSTQPSIHKDYENRISLELSPGQRSGSLQISNLQEKDGNLYFYRIQVETLRCGRKVWQALNGTKLTITPALKMTTCAPTTAAPTTTDPSTTSPTTTGFSVLEGNRSSASSPRTVEPVVIVTVANTVLKTAILGLILYLRWKRSKG; encoded by the exons ATGGGTCTGTTCCTGCTGctgtctctgctgctgctgccgtCACGTCTGCAGGCCG GTAGCTCAGCAGAGTGTGATACAACTAACTACGGAATCAAGCAACCAGACCGCCTCTCAGCCCCCAAGGGTGGCTCCGTCCGGATCCCTTTCTCCTTCTATCAGGACTGGGACTTAGCCCGGGATCCCAGAGTGAGTGTAGCCTTGAGACGGACAGCTTTCCATGGGCAGGTCATCTACAACAGTACTCAGCCTTCCATCCATAAGGACTACGAGAACCGGATCTCCCTTGAATTATCACCGGGTCAGAGGTCTGGCTCCCTGCAGATATCGAACCTGCAGGAGAAGGATGGGAATTTGTACTTTTACCGGATCCAAGTGGAAACATTAAGATGCGGCAGGAAGGTGTGGCAGGCCCTCAACGGGACCAAACTCACCATCACCCCCG CTCTCAAGATGACCACCTGTGCCCCCACCACTgctgcccccaccaccactgaCCCCAGCACCACTAGCCCAACCACCACTGGCTTCAGTGTCTTGGAAGGCAATAGGAGCTCAGCATCTTCACCCAGGACTGTGGAACCTGTGGTCATAGTGACAGTGGCCAACACTGTGCTCAAAACTGCAATTTTGGGACTGATACTCTACCTCAGGTGGAAAAGGAGCAAAG
- the LOC116581051 gene encoding paired immunoglobulin-like type 2 receptor alpha isoform X2, which produces MGLFPLLSLLLLLSRLQAGSSAECDTTNYGIKQPDRLSASEGGSVRIRFSFYHDWQLAPDPRVSVALRRTGFHGEVIYNSTQPSIHKDYKKRISLELSLGQKSGSLQISNLQEKDGNLYFCRIQVETLRCGKRSWQALAGTELTITPATRAGCSKLYITAPGGKVTLSVSPALVTTAP; this is translated from the exons GTAGCTCAGCAGAGTGTGATACAACTAACTACGGAATCAAGCAACCAGACCGCCTCTCAGCCTCCGAGGGTGGCTCCGTCCGCATCCGTTTCTCCTTCTATCACGACTGGCAGTTAGCCCCGGATCCCAGAGTGAGTGTAGCCTTGAGACGGACAGGTTTCCATGGGGAGGTCATCTACAACAGTACTCAGCCTTCCATCCATAAGGACTACAAGAAGCGGATCTCCCTTGAATTATCACTGGGTCAGAAGTCTGGCTCCCTGCAGATATCGAACCTGCAGGAGAAGGATGGGAATTTGTACTTTTGCCGGATCCAAGTGGAAACATTAAGATGCGGCAAGAGGTCGTGGCAGGCCCTCGCAGGAACCGAACTCACCATCACCCCCG CTACTCGCGCTGGCTGTTCCAAACTATACATCACTGCTCCTGGCGGGAAGGTCACACTGtctgtgtccccagccctggTAACCACTGCCCCGTAG